From a single Pelmatolapia mariae isolate MD_Pm_ZW linkage group LG20, Pm_UMD_F_2, whole genome shotgun sequence genomic region:
- the LOC134619582 gene encoding polypyrimidine tract-binding protein 3-like — MSSSHLSTVDGTDRLCVSERAQCVPSRVLHLRQLPPDVSEQEVLSLALPFGRVSQLITLKTKNQAFLEMASEEAAVTMVNYYTSATPSIRSQPVYIQYSTHRELKTDNMTNQRAQATLQAMNAGAVHSGNMASGGEGRGIAPGQSPVLRIIVENLFYPVTLEVLQQIFSKFGSVLKIITFTRNNQFQALLQFSDTVHAQHAKATLDGQNIYNGCCTLRIDFSKLSVLNVKYNNDKSRDFTRADLPSGELEPAAAFGVALPPYGAAAFPPTFHQHTGLSMAAVPGSLVSHPRVSLQMAPPAVHSVLLVSNLNPESVTPHCLFILFGVYGDVQRVKILFNKKENALVQMSDATQAQLAMSHLNGQRLHGNVIRVTLSKHPVVQLPRGGAGQEEQALTRDFSGSALHRFKKPGSKNFNNIFPPSATLHLSNIPSSVSEEALKDLFSSNGFAVKAFKFFQKDRKMALMQLASVEEAIEALIALHDHQLDHNQHLRVSFSKSTI; from the exons ATGAGCTCCTCTCACCTGTCCACAG TGGATGGCACTGATAGACTGTGTGTTTCTGAGCGTGCTCAGTGCGTCCCATCTCGGGTCCTTCACCTGCGTCAGCTTCCCCCTGACGTCTCTGAACAGGAAGTGCTTTCTCTGGCGCTTCCCTTTGGTCGAGTTAGTCAGCTGATCACGCTGAAGACAAAGAATCAG gcaTTTTTAGAAATGGCGTCAGAAGAAGCCGCTGTTACCATGGTGAACTACTACACCTCAGCCACGCCCTCCATCAGGAGCCAGCCAGTCTACATTCAGTACTCCACCCATCGCGAGCTCAAGACTGACAATATGACCAATCAg AGGGCTCAGGCAACGCTGCAGGCCATGAATGCAGGTGCAGTGCACTCTGGGAACATGGCTTCAGGTGGGGAGGGCCGGGGCATAGCTCCAGGTCAGAGTCCCGTCCTGAGAATCATTGTGGAGAATTTATTTTACCCTGTGACTCTGGAGGTCCTCCAGCAG ATCTTCAGTAAGTTTGGCTCCGTGCTGAAGATCATCACGTTCACCAGAAACAACCAGTTTCAGGCTCTCCTGCAGTTCAGCGACACCGTGCACGCTCAGCACGCCAAGGCC ACTCTAGACGGTCAGAACATCTATAACGGCTGCTGCACGCTGAGGATTGACTTCTCCAAACTGAGCGTGCTCAACGTGAAGTACAACAACGACAAGAGCCGGGACTTCACCAGAGCCGACCTGCCGAGTGGAGAGCTAGAGCCCGCCGCCGCCTTCG GTGTAGCTTTGCCTCCGTATGGAGCAGCGGCATTCCCGCCCACTTTCCACCAACACACAG GTCTGTCCATGGCGGCCGTCCCCGGCTCGCTAGTGTCTCATCCTCGCGTCTCGCTGCAGATGGCGCCTCCTGCTGTCCATTCGGTGCTGCTGGTGTCGAACCTAAacccagag AGCGTCACGCCTCACTGCCTCTTCATCCTGTTCG GTGTTTACGGAGACGTTCAGAGAGTGAAAATCCTCTTCAACAAGAAGGAAAACGCTCTTGTTCAAATGAGCGACGCCACGCAGGCTCAACTCG CGATGAGTCACCTGAACGGGCAGCGTCTCCATGGTAACGTGATCCGGGTGACGTTGTCCAAACACCCGGTGGTGCAGCTGCCTCGCGGAGGGGCGGGGCAAGAAGAACAAGCGCTGACTCGGGACTTCTCAGGCTCTGCCCTCCACCGCTTCAAAAAGCCGGGCTCCAAAAACTTCAACAACATCTTCCCTCCGTCAGCAACGTTGCACCTCTCCAACATCCC CTCCTCAGTGAGTGAGGAGGCGTtgaaagatttattttcttCGAATGGATTTGCAGTAAAAGCTTTCAAGTTTTTCCA GAAGGACAGGAAGATGGCGCTGATGCAGCTGGCTTCGGTGGAGGAAGCCATTGAGGCTCTGATCGCCCTTCACGACCACCAGCTGGATCACAACCAGCACCTCCGTGTCTCCTTTTCCAAGTCCAccatctga
- the hsdl2 gene encoding hydroxysteroid dehydrogenase-like protein 2: MLQNTGKLAGCTLFITGASRGIGKAIALKAARDGANIVIAAKTAEPHPKLPGTIYTAAQEVEAAGGKALPCVVDIRDEQQIGDAVQKAVDVFGGIDILVNNASAISLTGTLETQMKKVDLMLGINLRGTYLTSKLVIPHLLKSRNPHILNLSPPLNLNPVWFKNHTAYTMAKYGMSMCVLGMAEEFRGQIAVNALWPRTAIQTAAMDMLGGEGVSKQCRKADIIADAAYAILSRPKDYTGHFLVDEEFLREQGVKDFDQYAVQPGHPLLPDFFLDETPESLVEKMEQHGATPAFKPPSSSSATPTSGGPVETTFDVIKGVINEDVVKSTQGIYQFDLSGEHTGVWFLDLKTGSGSVGQGEPPAKADVVMKMDSSDFSEMFSGKLKPTMAFMSGKLKIKGDMTLAIKLEKLMNRMNKAKL, translated from the exons ATGCTGCAGAACACAGG GAAGCTAGCTGGCTGCACGCTCTTCATCACCGGAGCGAGTCGAGGAATCGGGAAGGCCATAGCTCTGAAAGCTGCCAGAGATGGTGCCAACATCGTGATTGCTGCCAAAACTGCCGAGCCCCACCCCAAACTGCCCGGGACCATCTACACCGCGGCACAGGAGG TGGAGGCAGCGGGTGGAAAGGCATTGCCATGCGTGGTGGACATTCGTGATGAGCAGCAGATCGGAGATGCTGTTCAGAAAGCCGTTGACGTATTTGGAG GCATCGACATCTTGGTGAACAATGCAAGCGCCATCAGTCTGACGGGAACTCTGGAGACGCAGATGAAAAAGGTCGACCTGATGCTGGGAATCAACCTGAGAGGAACTTACCTGAC GTCTAAGCTGGTCATCCCTCACCTGCTGAAGAGTCGGAATCCTCACATCCTGAACCTGTCACCGCCTCTCAACCTGAACCCCGTCTGGTTCAAGAACCACACCG cctATACGATGGCGAAGTATGGCATGTCCATGTGCGTACTGGGAATGGCTGAAGAGTTCAGAGGTCAAATTGCCGTCAATGCCCTCTGGCCAAGGACGG CGATTCAGACAGCTGCCATGGACATGCTGGGGGGAGAGGGTGTCAGTAAACAGTGTCGGAAAGCCGACATCATAGCAGACGCTGCCTACGCCATCCTGTCCCGTCCGAAAGATTACACGGGTCACTTCCTGGTGGATGAGGAGTTCCTCAGAGAGCAGGGTGTCAAAGACTTCGACCAGTACGCCGTCCAGCCGGGTCACCCTCTGCTGCCAGACTTCTTCCTGGATGAGACTCCAGAGTCACTGGTGGAGAAGATGGAGCAGCACg gGGCAACCCCAGCCTTTAAACCACCATCCTCATCATCAGCCACACCCACCTCTGGAGGCCCAGTGGAAACCACGTTTGATGTCATCAAAGGAGTCATTAATGAAGATGTTGTCAAGTCTACTCAGGGCATCTATCAGTTTGACCTGTCAG GAGAGCACACTGGCGTTTGGTTTCTGGACTTGAAGACTGGCTCGGGCAGCGTGGGGCAGGGCGAGCCCCCCGCCAAAGCTGACGTTGTCATGAAAATGGACTCCAGTGACTTCAGCGAGATGTTTTCAG GGAAACTGAAGCCCACGATGGCGTTCATGTCAGGGAAGCTAAAGATCAAAGGAGACATGACGCTGGCGATCAAGTTGGAGAAACTGATGAATCGCATGAACAAGGCCAAACTCTGA